Below is a genomic region from Megalopta genalis isolate 19385.01 chromosome 10, iyMegGena1_principal, whole genome shotgun sequence.
GGCTCCAATTCTTTCATGGACCTTTGCTTTCTTTCTTTATCCATACGAACTTCATCATTATAAACTTTATCCGtataaactatatcattataaacataactattatatacatcatgtttttttataattttcttctcTTAATATCTCtataaactatatcattataaacatcatgtttttttataattttcttcttttaatatctCTATAAACTGTATCATTATAAACATCATGATTTTTATCATTTTCTTCTCTTAATACCCACgtttttttaatgtttgtatCTGATCCTGTaacaaacatttaaaaaatgcctttcgtagatctcggtaacttatacacatgttgaaaatttgatcgaaatcggttaaacaAAACAGCGATTTTTGTCAtctttaatttgatttaattaatttattataattaattattaatataaataataatgaattattatataaataattattaattaattattacagttaatttcaaatacaagcatgcatataagttacaccAAGATCTACGaatggcattttttaaatttccattaCAGACAttagattaaaaaaatttaaaaacgagagttttttattttctcttgTCATTTTAAGCAATAACGAAATTCAAAAAAGACATTTtgatcatcgtctagtagaccagtttcgctatcatctaaaaaatttCAAATCACTTAATCTAGtttgaaaaaaagttattgcgttttaaagggtgtacgaacacttttgtgggccactgtatctaGATCATATCGTTTTCGAGTGAAACGATTGTTAAACAACAAAAAGAGGATAATTGCAGTTGTACGAAGGTGAAAGGAACGAGAATGGTGATAGACATGGACACGGGAAAGCTCTACTTCCGAACGGCGATATGTACGTCGGCCAATATTGCAAAGGCTTGCGGCACGGCCGAGGCCTTTATGTGTTGAAAATTGGTGCCAGGTACGACGGTGAATGGAGACAAGGCGTGAAGTACGGTCAAGGAACCTTTTGGTACCCGGACGGAACACGATACGAGGGTACGGAATCATCTATCAAAATAGAATGATCTGCTTCAATCTGGAAAACGTGGGTCCCTACCTAGTCATACCTATATCTACGCTATTATTTTCGTAGCACACGTCAGCTTCGATGATTCTTACCGGTCAGACAAATGAACAGATAAGAGGCtgattataaaaaaaaagtcaTCGAGAAAAGGGCACACGTTCAGAAATCCAAAAGTATTTTATCCACAAATATTGCAGAAAAGGCAACATTTAGTTTTGTAACTTTCTCGCATCACGGAACAAATCTAGATTTATTTAACAGATCTCGgaaaatatacttatatatataattaataataatatatttatatatataaatataattaataataatatatttgtatatatataattaataataatatatttatatatataaatataattaataataatatatttgtatatatataattaataataatatatttatataatttataaatttgttttctaactaaaattataatttaagtaGCCAACGATCACTACTTTTCGTGACACAAAGTACAGCCCACtactccgtgacgagtatactcgtcgaacacagctaactggttaatctgCACGCGTCGTCCGTGATTTTCGTTTGGAAATCTCTTTGGTAGCTCCGCTTTTTTTCTCTCGTGGATTTCGTAGGTGAGTGGAAGCGGGACATGAAATACGGTTTCGGTGTCTACTATTACGTGAATGGCGATATTTACGAAGGTTCTTGGAAGAAGAACTGTCGGCACGGTATGGGATCGTATCTCTACGCGGCCACGAACACGAAATTTATGGGCACATGGATCGTGGATCGTATGCAAGGGGCTGGTCAATTAATACACCCCCGTCATAGGTTCCACGGATTCTGGGAGTTAAATTTGGTGAGGCCGTGGGTGGTTCCGGGAAACGACCCGGCATCAGAAAAATCTAAAAAAACTATATCATTCATTGAACATACAATCGCAGCCTTATGGTCGCGGGTGCTTCACGTTCGAGAACGCTTGCATGCAGCACGGCCACTACGTTCACGTTAAAAATCCCGAGTACGACGAAACGAAAGAAGAACCTGTCGAGGTAAGATAATATTATCGTATGATTTTACGTAAGTTACGATAAATTCGGTCGATCGAATGTTGTACCGAACGGTAAGAACGTTCAAAGAATTTAAATACACTTCGACACTGTGTTCGCTTCGttaaaagtattaaaaaaagaaaaaaaaacagatcTTTATACGTATTGCAATTTATACAGACAATTTCTGTACAATCCAATGAATTATATGTGCTTCGAAAATGTGCATCTGAAATACTAATAGGCGACTCGATTAACACTAAACGCGCCGAGACCCAAAAGTACAGTGTTGTCTTATAAACGTTATCGGATCGAATGTATTTACATTTTCCACAATTTTCTATAATATTGCGTAACGAGAAAATGTATTCGACAATTTTTGATGGAAGCAATTTTTATGAATTCAatgaatgtaaaataaaaattatgaaactgGTCGTTTGACTGACGGTGATTTAATAATAAGGACATTGTCTCATTTgtaacttctttttttattgtaCTGCGATAACCAGACGAACATTTATGTCGACTGCGGATGCTATGATTCAAGCCTCGGTTTCCAAGAAAAAGTTTCCAGCGATTAAAATTGCACCATGTTTACTCGGTATAGGATAAAGAGGAAGATGAGAGAAAGGATCCAACGGCAATAGAACCGCTTCCTTTGAAGAAAGGGATCATAGCCCTATGGCGTGCACGCTGCATTACACCTTATAATCCTGATCTGCTGCCACCTGAACCGGTACCTCTGCAAGAAGAGGTAACAATATGTTCCATAAACAACCAAGCCTTCGTTAAACTCCATTATTTCTATTCAGCTAAGAAAAGCACTTCTATTATGCATCGCTTTCCAATGAGAATCGATGTTGCaacgaatgaaaatatttatattgggttggcaactaagtaattgccgatttcggttatagacgtctctcgctcccatttttatgatatccgtgaatgttatattataaaattattattattattattagtatgttattttttattatccgtgaatgttagcaactggacaaattgaatgcagcggtcaaggaaaagcgagcagaattggtcgatcgtaaaggtgtgattttccagcaggacaatgctaggccgcacgcgtctttgttcactcggcaaaaattgatggatattgcttgggaatcgatgttacacccagcatatagccctgatctcgcgccatcggattaccacttatttcgatccctggacaactcccttcgtgggaaaacttttaacgacgatgacgctgtaaaatctcgcttaactcagtttttggccgcaaaaggatcagactttctacgagcgtgggattttcaagttgtcggagagatggcaaaaggtcatcgaacaaaatggaaaatacattacagattgaacttcgttccaagtaaaaaagaaattttttatttcatcgaacaaatcggcgattacttagttgccaacccaatatttattaCTTGTTACGTTCCATTAATTATACTTAGAAAACTTCACAGAGTTCACTGTTCGAAAATTAAACGTGGTCGCGTCAGTCATCGGTGTCTTCCGTGACATTTAACGTGTTAAAAACGACCACCCTGTACGGCGTTccgttcggttcggttcgaaaTGAATATCGGAAAGCTGTTTCACAATATCCGGTTTCCGGGATCGTAACGGATTCAACCAATGCTTCGAACATTCCCGAAAGCGGAAGTTCCCGGAAACAAGGCCGACAAGATGATCGGTCTAAATAGACTGGAAACGGTCTAACGAGAATTTCCGGTCGCTCTAATTTCGATCGCGCAGCGCGTCTGAACAGCGGATTCGTTAAAGCAATTACGATATCCGCGTCTCGTAAATGCATCTTGGGCTGACAAAAAGTGTTCCGGTTACCCGATGCTATCGATATACATCAACCACCGCGAGAAATCTTTAACGCTAGGATCACGGGGAGCACTAAAAACAGCTATTTTATGTTGCTTCGTGAAGACAACAAAGCATATATTTATTCGGATCTTCAATggtttttattataatgcatGTCCAATGAGACATATTTGTTGAGAGCGAATTTtccgtaaatgtatctttgcaaTTCAAGTAATCTTATTAAACAATTTGAACCGCGTTCCATAAATCTAGTATCAACCTTTTTCACTCTAAATCCAAAAAAGTTTTTCCGATTTACAGTATTCCCATTTCATATgatttataatgtatataatat
It encodes:
- the LOC117222735 gene encoding radial spoke head 1 homolog, which codes for MEYPGERGEEETNPLGLYEGERNENGDRHGHGKALLPNGDMYVGQYCKGLRHGRGLYVLKIGARYDGEWRQGVKYGQGTFWYPDGTRYEGEWKRDMKYGFGVYYYVNGDIYEGSWKKNCRHGMGSYLYAATNTKFMGTWIVDRMQGAGQLIHPRHRFHGFWELNLPYGRGCFTFENACMQHGHYVHVKNPEYDETKEEPVEDKEEDERKDPTAIEPLPLKKGIIALWRARCITPYNPDLLPPEPVPLQEEVSLDSLAEKCSEDLMEPEQYLKYPSEYRGEGEEEYYEGENHYKSIVNEVQET